Sequence from the Rhodanobacter sp. genome:
CACCAGGCCGGCTATCTCACCGTGTGGACGCCCCACGCACGCCTGATGCACGAGGGCAGCGTCAGCCAGAACAAGGTCGACAAGACCGCCAGCGAAGCCAAGACCGCGCGCTTCCGCGCCGAGCAGGCCGCGATGTACCGCAAGTGGCTGCCCTTGCTGGCCGACGACCCGGCCTACAACCGCAACCTCAGCCTGGACGGTCCGGGCTTCGACCTCGACGCGATGCGCGCGCAGGCCTGGCAACCGTTCAAGCGGCCGCTGCTGCCGAATCTCTTCTGCATCGCCGCCGACGAAGCCGGTTGCGGCCATTACCGCATCATGGAGCCCTTCCGCGCCATGCAGCGCGAGGATCTGGCCGGAGGCATCGTCAGCAGCACGCACCTCAGTCCGGTGTCGATGGAGCGTTTTGCGCCCGATGCGATCGTCCTCCAGCGCCAGACCACCGCGGGGCAACTGCGCATACTGCAGAACTACCGGGATTTCAGTCGCGCGTTCAAGGTCTACGAACTGGACGACTACCTGCCGAACGCGCCGCTGAAAAGCGTGCACCGCTCCGACATCCCCAAGGACATCATGAAATCGCTGCGCAAGGCGGTGAGCCTCACTGATCGCTTCGTGGTATCCACCGAGCCGCTGGCGGAAGCGTTCGCCGGCCTGCACGACGACATCCGCGTAGCGCCCAACCGCCTGCCGGTGCCATGGTGGGGCGGGTTGCGCGGCGAACGCCGCAAGGCCGCCAAGCCACGCGTGGGCTGGGGCGGCGGCAGCAGCCACCGCGGCGACCTGGAGCTGATCGCCGACGTGGTGCGCGACCTCGCCGACGAAGTGGAGTGGGTGTTCTTCGGCATGTGCCCGGAGAAACTCCGCCCCTACGTGCACGAATTCCACAACGGCGTACCCATCGGCCAATATCCGGCCACGCTGGCGGCGCTGGATCTCGACCTGGCGCTGGCGCCGCTGGAGGACAACCTGTTCAACGCCTGCAAGAGCAACCTGCGCCTGCTCGAATACGGCGCCTGCGGCTTCCCGGTGATCTGCAGCGACATCGTCTGCTACCGCGGCGACCTGCCGGTGACCCGCGTGCGCAACAACCGCTACAAGGACTGGATGGATGCGATCCGCATGCACACCGGCGACCTCGACGCCACCGCGAAAATGGGCGACGCGCTGCGCGACGTCGTGCACCGCGACTGGATGCTCACCGGCGACAACCTGGCCGCCTGGCGCGACGCCTGGCTGCCGGACTGAACCGCCACGGCACGGACCGGAGCACGCCTGAAGTGCTCCGGCCGCAGCCGGCCGGTCACCCCGCGCGCGCGTCGGCCACCCGTTCCAGCAGCAAGGTGCCCCACGACAGGCCGACGCCGAAGCCGACGGCGAGCACGAGGTCGCCCGGACGCAGCTTGTCCATCTGTTCCAGCAGCAGCAAGGGAATCGACGCGGAAACGGTGTTGCCGAGGTGCGCGCAGTTCTGCGGCACCTGCTCCTCGGCCAGTTTCAATTTGCGCATGAGCTGACCCACCACGAAGCTGTTGGCCTGGTGGAACAGCACCATGCGCAGCTTTTCCGCGGCCAGGCCTTGCGCGTCGAGCGCATGCGCCATCGCCTCCGGCACCTTGCGCAACGCGAAATTGAGGATGCCCGGGCCGTCCATGCAGATGCCGGCCGCCCCTTGCGCATCGATGCGCAAGGCGGACCCGCGGGCCACGAACGCGTCGTAGCCCGAACCGTCGGCATAGCTGCGGCAATCGACGATGCGCAGGCCGCCGGGCCGGGTGGAGTACAGCGTGGCCGCCGCCGCGTCGCCAAACAGCATGCGCGTGGCGAGATCGTCCGGGCGGATGAGCCGCGAATAGGTATCCGCATTCGCGAGCACGCCCTGCCCGCCGGAAGCGCGCAACCAGTTCGCCATCACCTGCGAACCCAGCACGAAACCCGAGCAGCCCTGGTTGATGTCGAGCACGAAGCAGTCGGCAGGAAAGTCGAACTGCCCGTGCAGGCGCGAGGACCCTGGCGCAATTACTGGATGTAGTTGAACAGACTCATCCCCTGCACCTTCGCAAACATCTGCTGCGAGGCTTGCAGCGCGGTGGTCTGCAGCTGCAGCTGGCTGATGGCGCTGGCCATGTCGGTGTCCTGCACGCCGGAGAGGACGGTCTGGTAGGTCAGCGTGAGGCCGCTGTAGGCGTTTTGTTGCTGGGTCAGGCGGTTCAGGCGGCCGCCCACGTCGGTCTGCGTGGCGGAAACCTGATTCTGCGCCTGATCGAGCGACGACATCTGCTGGGTCAACGCATTGCTGAGCTGCGTGTTGCTGGTGTTGGTCGCATTCAGCGCGTTGATCATGTTGGTCAAGGTGGAGAACACGTCCTGCGTCTGCCCGGACTGCACACTCACCGTGTCGCCGGCGCTGGGCGTGCCGCTCAAGGCGAGGCTCATGCCGTTGAAGCTGATGCTGCCCCCGTTCTGGTAGGCGCCCGTGGCCACCGTATTGCCGCCGGCGTCGGTGGCCGTCCAGTTGCCCGCCGCATCGAAGGAAATGGTGTAGTCGACCGGGCCGGATGCGGTTGCCGCGTTCCAGGCATTGGCGTCGGTAACGCTGTTGGCGCCCACCAGCAAGGTGCCGGTGTTGTTGGCGCCAGCGCTGGCGACGAACGAGCCGTTGCCCTGCGGGATATTCATGAACAGCCCCGCGCCGTTGTCGCTGTTGGGGATGTTCAGTCCGTTGCCGATCGTCGCCATCTGGTTGGCGTCGTTGCCGTTGTAGGTCACCGATCCATTGCTGTTGAGCACGAACGGCGTGGTCGTCGTCGTGGTTCCCGCGAACAAGGGGTCGCCGCTCGCATCGGCGGTGTTGGCCTGCTGCACCAGCTGCGCGCGGATCTGCACGAGCTGGGCCGCCATGTCCTGGCGATCGGATGCGGACAGCGTGCCGTTGATGCCCTGGATCGCCATGGAGCGGGCCTGGTTGAGCAGCGAATTGAAGGAGTCGAGCGTGCTGCTCTCGACGGAGAGCCTCGCATTGGCGTTGTTGATGTTGGTGGTGTACTGCGCGTTGTTCGCCAACACGTGGTTGAGCGACACCACCTGCGTGGCGCCGGCCGGGTCGTCGGACGCGAGATTGATGCGCTGGCCGCTGCTGATCTCGTTCTGGGTGCTGGCGACCGACGCCTGCTGGCTGAGCATCGAGCTCAGCGCCTGCTGATACATCCAACTGGTGGAAACACGGATCATGGACGGGCTCCCACTAGGCCTGAAGGGCGGAGATGAGGCTGGAGAAAAGGGTCTGCGACGAGGAAATCACCTGCGCCGAGGCCTGATAGGCCTGCTGGTACTTGATGAGATTGGCCGCTTCCTGGTCCAGGTTGACGCCAGCCAGACTTTGCTGCGCGCTGGTCGCCTGGTTGTAGAGGCCGGTCTGGGTGGTGAGGTTGCTGGCCGCCATGCTGCCGGCCAGACCGATCTGGTTGGTCAGATCGGCGTAGGCGCCCACCGTGGTGGTCTTGCCGCCGTCGAGTATGCCCACGTTGCCCAGACCGGCCAGGGCCAGCGCGTTGGTGTTGTCGTTCAGGCCGCTGCTGTTCTCGGCGACGGTGAAGCTGTCGCCGCTGGACGGGGTGCCGCTGAGGCTCATGCTCCAGCCGTCGAACTGGATCGGCGTTCCGCTGGCATACGTGCCGGTGGTGGTATTGCCCGCGCCGTCGGTGACGGTGTAGTTGCCGCCCGCGCCGAACGTCACGGTAGCGCCCGAAAACACGTTGCTGTTGGTGTTGTCGGTCACGTTTACCGAATCCACCGTGGCGCCGCCGGTATTCGCGGTGGCGGGCTTGCCGACCAGCGCCGCCGCCGCCGCGATCGCCTTCGGATCGCTGGTGGCCATCGAAATGCCGCTGGCCACGTTCTGGGTAGGCAGGATCTGGAAGCTGTCGCCCACCTGTGCGCCGCCGGACACGGTGAAGGTGAGGCCGTCCGCCGACAACGTGCCGTTGGCGTTGGCGGTCAGCGCCACCGAGTTGCCGCCGGTGGTGGCGAGCGACCAGCCGTTGGCCGAAGGCGCCGTGCTGCTGCCGGTATAGGTGAGTATGTAGTTGTTGTTGGTGAGCGAGGCGATGTCGCTCACGCTGGCGCTCACCGTGGCGTTCCCCATGTTGGCCTTCATCGCGGCGACGCTCGGGTACGGCACCACGAAGATCGGCTTGCCGTTGGCCCCGGTCAGGGTCAGGCCATTCGATTGCTGCGCGTTGACGCCCTGCGCCACGGCCAGCGCGGTGCGGCCCAGCTGGTTCTGCGCCGCATCGAGCGTGTTCGTCCGATACGACAGCAGCGCCCCCAGCGTGCCGCCCGTGAGGCTCGACGAGATGTCGGTGCCGCTGGCGTTGAGCACGTCGGTGGTGCTGGTGTCGTAGGGGCTGCTGCCGACCTGAAAGCCGTAGGAGTAGCTGCCGCTCACCATCACCTGGCCGGAAGTGCTGTAGATGCTCAGCGTGCCGTCGGGTTGCGCGGCGACGGAGATGCCGGTGTCGCCCGCCAGCTGGTTGACCAGACTGTCGCGCTGGTCGAGCAGGGCATTGGGCTGCGAACTTCCGGCCTGGCTGATGCTGGTGTTGAGCGTGGCGATCTGCTGGACCAGCGTGTTGATGTTGCCGACCGTATCGGAAATCTGGGTGTTGATCTGCTGCCGCTGCTGGTCGAGCTGCTGGCCGAAGGTGTTGAAGGCGGCGGTGAGCGTGGACCCGTCGCCGAGCAGCGCCTGCCGCGCGGACAGGTCGCTCGGCGCATTCGCCACGGCGTTGAAGCCGCCGTAGAAGCTGTCCATCGCGCTCTGCAGGTTGCCGCTGTTCTGCAGCAGGCCGTTGAGGGCGGCGGCCAGGCTGTTGTTGGCGGTAGCGCCTTGCATGGCGCTGTTGCTGCTCCACAGCGCCTGCGTGAGGTACTGGCTGTAGGCGCGCTGCACGCCGATCACGTCCACGCCCGTGCCCATGGTGTAGCGGCCGTTGTTCTGGCCCACCATGTCCACTTGCTGGACGCTTTGCTCGCTGTAGCCCGCGGTGCTGGCATTGGCAATATTGTTGCCGGTGACCTGCAAGGCAAGCTGGGCTGCGTTGAGCCCGCTGACACCGATATTTAACAGGCTGGACATGGCCGAGACCTCCGGAATACGGCTACTGGTTCGGCAGGCCGGACGTAATCTTTAGGGCCGCCAGCGCCTCGCGCATCTGCGGGCTGTTGGCGACGGCGTCGATCTTGGCGGCGTACCCCGGATCGGTGGCGTA
This genomic interval carries:
- the flgL gene encoding flagellar hook-associated protein FlgL, with protein sequence MIRVSTSWMYQQALSSMLSQQASVASTQNEISSGQRINLASDDPAGATQVVSLNHVLANNAQYTTNINNANARLSVESSTLDSFNSLLNQARSMAIQGINGTLSASDRQDMAAQLVQIRAQLVQQANTADASGDPLFAGTTTTTTPFVLNSNGSVTYNGNDANQMATIGNGLNIPNSDNGAGLFMNIPQGNGSFVASAGANNTGTLLVGANSVTDANAWNAATASGPVDYTISFDAAGNWTATDAGGNTVATGAYQNGGSISFNGMSLALSGTPSAGDTVSVQSGQTQDVFSTLTNMINALNATNTSNTQLSNALTQQMSSLDQAQNQVSATQTDVGGRLNRLTQQQNAYSGLTLTYQTVLSGVQDTDMASAISQLQLQTTALQASQQMFAKVQGMSLFNYIQ
- the flgK gene encoding flagellar hook-associated protein FlgK, with product MSSLLNIGVSGLNAAQLALQVTGNNIANASTAGYSEQSVQQVDMVGQNNGRYTMGTGVDVIGVQRAYSQYLTQALWSSNSAMQGATANNSLAAALNGLLQNSGNLQSAMDSFYGGFNAVANAPSDLSARQALLGDGSTLTAAFNTFGQQLDQQRQQINTQISDTVGNINTLVQQIATLNTSISQAGSSQPNALLDQRDSLVNQLAGDTGISVAAQPDGTLSIYSTSGQVMVSGSYSYGFQVGSSPYDTSTTDVLNASGTDISSSLTGGTLGALLSYRTNTLDAAQNQLGRTALAVAQGVNAQQSNGLTLTGANGKPIFVVPYPSVAAMKANMGNATVSASVSDIASLTNNNYILTYTGSSTAPSANGWSLATTGGNSVALTANANGTLSADGLTFTVSGGAQVGDSFQILPTQNVASGISMATSDPKAIAAAAALVGKPATANTGGATVDSVNVTDNTNSNVFSGATVTFGAGGNYTVTDGAGNTTTGTYASGTPIQFDGWSMSLSGTPSSGDSFTVAENSSGLNDNTNALALAGLGNVGILDGGKTTTVGAYADLTNQIGLAGSMAASNLTTQTGLYNQATSAQQSLAGVNLDQEAANLIKYQQAYQASAQVISSSQTLFSSLISALQA